One genomic region from Stutzerimonas decontaminans encodes:
- a CDS encoding Glu/Leu/Phe/Val dehydrogenase dimerization domain-containing protein, whose protein sequence is MSVFAHPDFDRHEQVVFCHDQASGLKAIIAIHDTRLGPALGGCRMFPYASDDDALRDVLRLSRGMTLKSSLAGLKLGGGKAVIIGDPHTGKSQALLHAMGDFVDSLGGRYITAADSGTGDAEMQAFAQRTRHVVGATPRTLLDGSVASGDPSPSTAYGVFVGLKEAVRQRLGRDELTGLKVAIQGVGHVGLGLARHLKAAGAELWVADIFDANVKQAMEEVGANVVRPQDIYGLDVDVFAPCAMGGILNEQTLEVLRAPVIAGAANNQLATAEIGIELQRRNQLYAPDYAINAGGIIDVYYQRTGGSAAQIDAHVKAIGDTLGEIFTRSAASGEPTSVIADRLALERLHAGGVPQTEAFKRQAS, encoded by the coding sequence ATGTCCGTCTTCGCTCACCCCGACTTCGATCGCCACGAGCAGGTGGTCTTCTGCCATGACCAAGCGTCGGGTCTGAAAGCCATCATCGCCATCCACGACACGCGCCTCGGGCCGGCGCTGGGTGGCTGCCGGATGTTCCCCTATGCCAGTGACGACGACGCCCTGCGCGATGTGCTGCGGCTGTCGCGCGGGATGACGCTGAAATCCTCGCTGGCCGGGCTCAAGCTCGGCGGCGGCAAGGCGGTGATCATCGGCGACCCGCATACCGGCAAGAGCCAGGCGCTGCTGCACGCCATGGGCGACTTCGTCGACAGCCTCGGCGGGCGCTACATCACCGCGGCCGACTCCGGCACCGGCGATGCCGAAATGCAGGCCTTTGCCCAGCGCACCCGCCATGTGGTCGGCGCCACGCCGCGCACCCTGCTCGACGGCAGCGTCGCCAGCGGCGACCCGTCGCCGTCTACCGCCTACGGCGTTTTCGTCGGCCTCAAGGAAGCGGTGCGCCAGCGCCTCGGTCGCGACGAGCTGACCGGGCTGAAGGTGGCGATCCAGGGCGTCGGCCATGTCGGCCTGGGTCTGGCGCGACACCTGAAGGCGGCCGGTGCCGAACTGTGGGTGGCGGATATCTTCGACGCCAACGTCAAGCAGGCGATGGAGGAAGTGGGCGCGAACGTGGTGCGCCCGCAGGACATCTACGGGCTCGATGTAGATGTCTTCGCGCCCTGCGCCATGGGCGGCATCCTCAACGAGCAGACCCTGGAAGTGCTGCGCGCCCCGGTGATCGCCGGCGCGGCGAACAACCAGCTGGCAACCGCCGAGATCGGCATCGAACTGCAGCGGCGCAACCAGCTCTACGCGCCGGACTACGCGATCAACGCCGGCGGCATCATCGACGTCTACTACCAGCGCACCGGCGGCAGCGCCGCGCAGATCGACGCCCATGTGAAAGCCATCGGCGACACGCTGGGCGAGATCTTCACCCGCTCCGCTGCCAGCGGTGAACCGACTTCGGTGATCGCCGATCGCCTGGCGTTGGAGCGGCTGCACGCCGGTGGCGTGCCGCAAACCGAAGCGTTCAAGCGCCAGGCTTCATGA
- a CDS encoding Lrp/AsnC family transcriptional regulator produces MQTSPLSSIDRKILLLLQHNADLSAAEIAEKVELSQSPCWRRIHRMQEEGLIERKVALLNPKKLGLNMTVFVNIKLSAHGRSNLDEFERAVVGYPEVLECHTMAGESDYLLKVVAKDIDSYERFLRDQLLQRPHVQEAHSHIAMSEVKRTTELPLD; encoded by the coding sequence ATGCAGACTTCGCCTCTAAGCAGCATCGATCGCAAGATTCTCCTGTTGCTGCAACACAACGCCGATCTCTCCGCGGCGGAAATCGCCGAGAAGGTCGAACTGTCGCAATCGCCCTGCTGGCGGCGCATCCATCGCATGCAGGAGGAAGGGCTGATCGAGCGCAAGGTCGCCCTGCTCAACCCAAAGAAGCTCGGGTTGAACATGACGGTGTTCGTCAACATCAAGCTCTCCGCCCACGGGCGCAGCAACCTCGACGAGTTCGAACGAGCGGTGGTGGGTTACCCCGAGGTGCTGGAGTGCCACACCATGGCCGGCGAGTCGGACTACCTGCTCAAGGTGGTAGCCAAGGACATCGACAGCTACGAGCGCTTCCTGCGTGATCAGCTGCTACAGCGCCCCCACGTCCAGGAAGCGCATTCGCATATCGCCATGAGCGAGGTGAAGCGCACCACGGAGTTGCCGCTGGATTGA
- a CDS encoding methyl-accepting chemotaxis protein, with translation MLANIRIGQRIAISIVLLLIVTVTTLASLFFGRFESLLADAERRELRSIFDNVSTTIAAESLTAERLSALVASIPEVQQAMAEGDRERLSMLFMPGYTKLANDYGLTQFQFHKAPATSFLRVHKPAQYGDDLSAIRQTIVKTNTQRAPVRGVESGVAGLGIRGLVPISHQGQHVGSVEFGLSFGQAFFDAFKARYDVDVGLILRDEAGSFKPFATTLRNNAAISESQRAQAFAGQDVLFQTQADGVPVAILVSAIQDFSGKPLGVLEVAMDRTRYADALTAMRNTALIVAGIALAIGLLVAALVARGIVSPIRVAVEAMRDIAAGEGDLTRRLDERGRNEVAELAGAFNQFAEKVRRLVSEVAGSTTQVAAAAEEMSAITEEFNRDVAQQRHEIELVATAMNEMTATVQDVARNAAQAAESAQAADQQALQGQQIVQQTVSSIENVSTEVERTAAAIQRLEADSQSISAVLDVIRGVAEQTNLLALNAAIEAARAGEQGRGFAVVADEVRTLASRTQQSTLEIQQVIEQLQTGARNSAAVMHQGRAQVDASVRQAQQAGASLTSITSAVTSISDMNTQIASAAEQQSAVADEISQNVVNINQVADRVTESAGQTAQASSQLAHLAAGLQTLVGQFRY, from the coding sequence ATGCTCGCCAATATCCGAATCGGACAGCGCATCGCGATCAGTATCGTGCTGTTGCTGATCGTGACCGTCACCACCCTCGCCTCCCTGTTTTTCGGCCGTTTCGAGAGCCTTCTGGCCGATGCCGAACGCCGCGAGCTGCGTAGTATCTTCGATAACGTCAGCACCACGATCGCCGCGGAAAGCCTCACGGCCGAGCGCCTTTCGGCACTGGTGGCGAGCATTCCCGAGGTTCAGCAGGCGATGGCTGAAGGTGACCGGGAGCGCCTATCGATGCTGTTCATGCCCGGCTATACAAAACTGGCGAACGACTATGGCCTGACCCAGTTCCAGTTCCACAAGGCGCCGGCGACATCCTTCCTGCGCGTGCACAAGCCAGCCCAGTACGGTGATGACCTCTCCGCGATCCGCCAGACCATCGTCAAAACCAACACCCAGCGGGCACCGGTGCGCGGAGTTGAATCCGGGGTCGCGGGGCTGGGCATTCGCGGCCTGGTGCCGATCAGTCATCAGGGGCAGCACGTGGGTTCGGTGGAGTTCGGCCTGTCCTTTGGCCAGGCGTTCTTCGACGCCTTCAAGGCGCGCTACGACGTCGACGTCGGCCTGATCCTGCGCGACGAGGCCGGCAGCTTCAAACCCTTCGCCACCACCCTCCGCAATAACGCCGCGATCAGCGAGAGTCAGCGAGCCCAGGCCTTCGCCGGGCAGGACGTGCTGTTTCAGACACAGGCCGACGGCGTGCCGGTGGCGATACTCGTCTCGGCGATTCAGGACTTCTCCGGCAAGCCCCTGGGCGTGCTAGAGGTTGCCATGGATCGCACCCGCTACGCGGACGCGCTCACAGCGATGCGTAATACCGCCCTGATCGTCGCTGGCATCGCCCTCGCCATCGGCCTGCTCGTAGCCGCCCTGGTGGCCCGCGGCATCGTCAGCCCGATCCGCGTCGCGGTCGAGGCCATGCGCGACATCGCAGCCGGCGAAGGCGACCTCACCCGCCGCCTGGACGAACGCGGGCGCAACGAGGTGGCCGAGCTGGCCGGTGCCTTCAACCAGTTCGCCGAGAAGGTCCGCCGACTGGTCAGCGAAGTGGCCGGCTCTACCACTCAGGTCGCCGCCGCAGCCGAGGAAATGTCGGCGATTACCGAAGAGTTCAACCGCGACGTCGCACAGCAGCGCCACGAGATCGAACTGGTAGCCACGGCGATGAATGAAATGACCGCCACCGTGCAGGACGTCGCGCGCAATGCCGCACAGGCCGCGGAGTCAGCCCAGGCGGCCGACCAGCAGGCCCTGCAGGGTCAGCAGATCGTGCAGCAGACGGTCAGCTCGATCGAGAACGTCTCGACCGAGGTCGAACGCACCGCCGCTGCCATCCAGCGCCTGGAAGCAGACAGCCAGAGCATCAGCGCCGTGCTGGATGTGATCCGCGGTGTCGCCGAACAGACCAACCTGCTGGCCCTGAACGCGGCCATCGAAGCGGCCCGGGCTGGCGAACAAGGTCGCGGCTTCGCCGTGGTGGCGGATGAGGTTCGCACGCTCGCCTCGCGCACCCAGCAATCGACTCTGGAGATCCAGCAGGTGATCGAGCAGCTGCAGACTGGTGCGCGGAACTCCGCCGCGGTGATGCACCAGGGTCGTGCCCAGGTGGATGCCAGCGTGCGCCAGGCCCAGCAGGCCGGCGCATCGCTGACCAGCATCACCAGCGCGGTCACCAGCATCAGCGACATGAACACCCAGATCGCCAGCGCGGCCGAGCAGCAGAGTGCGGTGGCCGACGAAATCAGCCAGAACGTGGTGAACATCAACCAGGTGGCCGATCGCGTGACCGAGTCCGCCGGCCAGACCGCCCAGGCCAGCAGCCAGCTCGCTCATCTGGCGGCGGGCTTGCAGACGCTGGTCGGGCAATTCCGATACTAA
- a CDS encoding short-chain fatty acid transporter has product MLNRITAASVYLVQRFLPSPFVFAILLTLIVLIAAMLSTGQGLPAMAQHWGNGFWNLLAFTMQMSLILVTGHALARAPAINRLLDRMARIPQSPGQAIVLVTLVALAGSWINWGFGLVIGAVFARALARQVRGVDYPLLVASAYSGFLIWHGGFSGSIPLSLASGGADLEKMTGGALTEAIGVGQTLFASYNLIIIAVLVVGLPLLNWAMQPKTPKVVDPALLEEPQPSDIPRETATQRLDDSRILGLIMVALAVLFFYQHFSNNGLALSLNIVISIFLFAGLLMHGTPERYMRAIEESIRGIAGIVVQFPFYAGIMGMMVGANAAGVSLGRQVTDTFIAWSSAESFPVLAFLSAGLVNVFVPSGGGQWAVQGPIMLPAGAALGVAPEVTAMAIAWGDAWTNMIQPFWALPLLGIAGLGARDIMGYCLLSLVFSGVVIAGGLYFLT; this is encoded by the coding sequence GTGCTCAACAGAATAACTGCCGCCAGCGTCTATCTGGTGCAACGCTTCCTCCCCTCGCCCTTTGTCTTCGCCATCCTGCTCACGCTGATCGTGCTGATCGCCGCCATGCTCAGCACCGGTCAGGGCCTGCCGGCGATGGCGCAGCACTGGGGCAACGGCTTCTGGAACCTGCTGGCCTTCACCATGCAGATGTCGCTGATCCTGGTCACCGGCCATGCCCTGGCACGGGCCCCGGCAATCAATCGCCTGCTCGACCGCATGGCCCGCATCCCGCAGTCCCCGGGCCAGGCCATCGTGCTGGTCACACTGGTGGCGCTGGCCGGCTCCTGGATCAACTGGGGCTTTGGCCTGGTGATCGGCGCGGTGTTCGCCCGCGCGCTGGCGCGCCAGGTGCGCGGCGTTGACTATCCGCTGCTGGTGGCCTCGGCCTACTCAGGCTTCCTGATCTGGCACGGCGGCTTTTCCGGCTCAATTCCGCTGTCGCTGGCCAGCGGCGGCGCCGATCTGGAAAAGATGACCGGTGGCGCACTGACCGAGGCCATCGGCGTCGGCCAGACGCTGTTCGCCTCCTACAACCTGATCATCATCGCCGTGCTGGTGGTCGGCCTGCCGCTGCTGAACTGGGCCATGCAGCCGAAGACGCCGAAAGTGGTCGACCCGGCGCTGCTGGAGGAACCCCAGCCGAGCGACATCCCGCGGGAAACCGCCACCCAGCGCCTGGACGACAGCCGCATCCTCGGCCTGATCATGGTTGCCCTGGCGGTGCTGTTCTTCTACCAGCACTTCAGCAATAACGGTCTGGCACTGAGCCTGAACATCGTGATCTCGATCTTCCTCTTCGCCGGCCTGCTGATGCATGGCACGCCGGAGCGCTACATGCGCGCCATCGAGGAAAGCATTCGCGGCATCGCCGGCATCGTCGTGCAGTTCCCCTTCTACGCCGGGATCATGGGCATGATGGTCGGCGCCAATGCCGCTGGCGTGTCGCTCGGCCGTCAGGTCACCGACACCTTTATCGCCTGGTCGTCGGCCGAGAGCTTCCCGGTGTTGGCCTTCCTAAGCGCCGGACTGGTCAACGTCTTCGTGCCCTCCGGCGGCGGACAATGGGCGGTGCAAGGCCCGATCATGCTGCCGGCAGGTGCGGCTTTGGGCGTAGCGCCAGAGGTGACTGCAATGGCCATCGCCTGGGGCGATGCCTGGACCAACATGATCCAGCCGTTCTGGGCCCTGCCGCTGCTGGGCATCGCCGGGCTCGGCGCCCGGGACATCATGGGCTATTGCCTGCTCAGCCTGGTGTTCTCCGGCGTGGTGATCGCGGGCGGACTGTACTTCCTGACCTGA
- a CDS encoding GntP family permease — MSVVIALAALALLMLAAYRGYSVILFAPIAAMGAVLLTDPSAVAPAFTGIFMEKMVGFIKLYFPVFLLGAVFGKLIEMSGFSRSIVAAAIRLLGTSQAMLVIVLVCALLTYGGVSLFVVVFAVYPFAAEMFRQSNMPKRLIPATIALGAFTFTMTAIPGTPQIQNIIPTTFFKTTTWAAPWLGLIGTIFVFGLGMLYLKWQLGKAIAAGEGYGTNLRNEPETPADIAMPNPWLALSPLLLVLVANLLFTRWIPEFYGTSHSLQLPGMSAPLVTEVGKLTAIWAVEAALLLGIALVLATSFGTLRGKLAEGSRTAVGGSLLAAMNTASEFGFGAVIASLPGFIVVADALSAIPNPLLNEAITVNLLAGITGSASGGMSIALAAMADSFVAAANAAQIPLEVLHRVASMASGGLDTLPHNGAVITLLAVTGLTHRESYKDIFAITLIATAAAFFVIGVYYATGIV, encoded by the coding sequence ATGAGCGTCGTCATCGCCCTTGCTGCATTGGCCCTGCTGATGCTCGCCGCTTACCGCGGCTACAGTGTCATCCTGTTTGCTCCCATCGCCGCCATGGGTGCGGTGCTGCTCACCGACCCGTCCGCCGTGGCGCCAGCCTTCACCGGCATCTTCATGGAGAAGATGGTCGGCTTCATCAAGCTCTATTTTCCGGTGTTCCTGCTCGGTGCGGTGTTCGGCAAGCTGATCGAGATGTCGGGTTTTTCGCGCTCCATCGTCGCCGCGGCGATCCGCCTGCTTGGCACCAGCCAGGCGATGCTGGTGATTGTGCTGGTCTGCGCGCTGCTGACCTACGGCGGCGTATCGCTGTTCGTCGTGGTATTCGCGGTATACCCGTTCGCCGCCGAGATGTTCCGCCAGAGCAACATGCCCAAGCGGCTGATCCCGGCGACCATCGCCCTCGGCGCGTTCACCTTCACCATGACCGCCATTCCCGGCACGCCGCAGATCCAGAACATCATCCCCACCACCTTTTTCAAAACCACCACCTGGGCCGCACCCTGGCTGGGCCTGATCGGCACGATATTCGTCTTTGGCCTGGGCATGCTCTATCTCAAGTGGCAGCTCGGCAAGGCCATTGCCGCCGGCGAAGGCTACGGCACCAACCTGCGCAACGAGCCGGAGACGCCGGCCGATATCGCCATGCCCAACCCCTGGCTGGCGCTGTCGCCGCTGCTGCTGGTGCTGGTCGCCAACCTCCTGTTCACCCGCTGGATTCCCGAGTTCTACGGCACCAGCCACAGCCTGCAGCTGCCCGGCATGAGCGCACCGCTGGTGACCGAAGTGGGCAAGCTCACCGCCATCTGGGCGGTGGAAGCGGCGCTGCTGCTGGGCATCGCCCTGGTACTGGCGACCAGCTTCGGCACCCTGCGCGGCAAGCTCGCCGAGGGCAGCCGCACGGCAGTCGGTGGTTCGCTGCTGGCGGCGATGAACACCGCCTCGGAATTCGGCTTCGGCGCGGTGATCGCCTCGCTGCCGGGCTTCATCGTGGTGGCCGATGCGCTCTCGGCGATCCCCAACCCGCTGCTCAACGAAGCCATCACCGTCAACCTGTTGGCCGGCATCACCGGCTCGGCTTCCGGCGGCATGAGCATCGCCCTGGCCGCGATGGCCGACAGTTTCGTCGCTGCGGCGAATGCCGCGCAGATTCCGCTGGAAGTGCTGCACCGGGTCGCCTCGATGGCCTCCGGCGGGCTCGACACCCTGCCGCACAACGGCGCGGTGATCACCCTGCTGGCGGTCACCGGGCTGACCCACCGCGAATCCTACAAGGACATCTTTGCCATCACCCTGATCGCCACGGCCGCGGCCTTCTTCGTGATCGGCGTGTACTACGCTACCGGCATCGTCTGA
- a CDS encoding DUF192 domain-containing protein — MRVALLLSLLVVASTVQAAGPLLLRLGEHEVHAEYAQTPPERERGLMGRSELAADSGMLFRFDEVRRHCLWMKNTPLPLSAAFLDEDGVIVDVIDLEPLSTEIRCSQAPARYALEVNQGWFEAQGIRAGDRVTGLPGA, encoded by the coding sequence ATGCGTGTTGCGCTTTTGCTGTCACTGCTGGTGGTTGCGAGCACCGTTCAGGCGGCCGGGCCTCTGCTACTGCGTCTGGGTGAGCATGAAGTGCACGCCGAATATGCGCAGACCCCGCCCGAGCGTGAACGTGGCCTGATGGGCCGCAGCGAACTGGCCGCCGACAGCGGCATGCTGTTCCGCTTCGACGAGGTGCGCCGGCACTGCCTGTGGATGAAGAACACGCCGCTGCCGCTGTCGGCGGCGTTCCTTGACGAGGACGGGGTGATCGTCGATGTGATCGACCTGGAGCCGCTGAGCACCGAGATCCGCTGCTCGCAGGCGCCGGCGCGCTATGCGCTGGAGGTCAACCAGGGCTGGTTCGAGGCGCAGGGTATCCGCGCGGGGGATCGGGTGACGGGGTTGCCCGGGGCCTAG
- a CDS encoding indolepyruvate ferredoxin oxidoreductase family protein has protein sequence MSLAEIRLDDKYRLATGHLYLTGTQALTRLPMLQHQRDQARGLNTGGFISGYRGSPLGGLDKSLWEARDYLKQHAIHFQPGVNEELAATAVWGSQQTNLFPGARYDGVFAMWYGKGPGVDRAGDVFKHGNAAGVAPNGGVLLLAGDDHGCKSSTLPHQSEHAFIAASIPVLNPANVQEILDYGIIGWELSRYSGCWVALKTIAENVDSSAVVEVDPLRMQTRIPDDFELPEDGVHIRWPDPPLAQEKRLNLYKIYAARAFARANNLNRVMLDSPNPRLGIITTGKSYLDVRQALDDLGLDEALCASVGLRVLKVGMSWPLEPVSVHEFAQGLDEILVVEEKRSIIEDQLTGQLYNWPVSKRPRVVGEFDEQGNSLLPNLSELTPAMIARVIAKRLAPIYTSESILTRLAFLDAKEKALAARSYTTVRTPHYCSGCPHNSSTKVPEGSRASAGIGCHYMVQWMDRRTETFTQMGGEGVNWIGQAPFTDTPHMFQNLGDGTYFHSGSLAVRAAVAAGVNVTYKILYNDAVAMTGGQPIDGELRVDQLSRQIFHEGVKRIALVSDEPDKYPSRDTFAPITSFHHRRELDAVQRELREFKGVSVIIYDQTCATEKRRRRKRGKMEDPAKRAFINPAVCEGCGDCGEKSNCLAVLPLETELGRKREIDQNACNKDFSCVEGFCPSFVTVHGGGLRKPEAVAGGIEAATLPEPQHPTLDRPWNVLIPGVGGSGVTTLGALLGMAAHLEGKGCTVLDQAGLAQKFGPVTTHVRIAAKQSDIYAVRIAAGEADLLLGCDLIVAAGDESLTRLNEQISNAVVNSHESATAEFTRNPDAQVPGGAMRQAISDAVGADKTHFVDATRLATRLLGDSIATNLFLLGFAYQQGLLPISAEAIEKAIELNGVAAKLNLQAFRWGRRAVVERDAVEQLARPVEAVEPICKTLEEIVEWRVDFLTHYQSAGLARRYRQLVERVRDADSADDLALSKAVARYYFKLLAYKDEYEVARLYSEPEFRQQLEAQFEGDYRLQFHLAPAWLAKRDPVTGEPRKRELGPWVLNLFGVLAKFRFLRGTPLDPFGYGHDRRVERQLISEYEKTVDELLAQLKPTNYRTAVAIAALPEQIRGYGPVKERSIAKARQQEKLLREQLAKGDEVQSVRLFQPAA, from the coding sequence ATGTCTCTGGCCGAGATCCGTCTGGACGACAAGTACCGGCTTGCAACCGGTCATCTGTACCTCACCGGCACCCAGGCGCTGACCCGCTTGCCGATGCTGCAGCATCAGCGTGATCAGGCCCGTGGTTTGAATACCGGCGGCTTCATCTCCGGCTATCGCGGCTCGCCATTGGGCGGGCTGGACAAGAGCCTCTGGGAAGCCCGCGACTACCTCAAGCAACACGCCATCCACTTCCAGCCGGGCGTCAACGAAGAGTTGGCCGCCACCGCGGTGTGGGGCAGCCAGCAAACCAACCTGTTCCCCGGCGCCAGGTACGACGGCGTGTTCGCCATGTGGTACGGCAAGGGGCCGGGCGTCGACCGTGCCGGCGACGTGTTCAAACACGGCAATGCGGCAGGCGTTGCACCCAACGGCGGCGTGCTGCTGCTGGCGGGTGACGACCATGGCTGCAAGTCCTCGACGCTGCCGCACCAGAGCGAGCATGCCTTTATCGCCGCTTCGATTCCGGTGCTGAATCCGGCCAACGTTCAGGAAATCCTCGACTACGGCATCATCGGCTGGGAGCTGTCGCGCTACTCAGGCTGCTGGGTGGCGCTGAAGACCATTGCCGAGAACGTCGATTCCTCCGCCGTGGTGGAAGTCGATCCGCTGCGTATGCAGACGCGTATCCCGGACGACTTCGAACTGCCCGAGGACGGCGTGCACATTCGCTGGCCGGACCCGCCGTTGGCTCAGGAAAAACGCCTCAACCTGTACAAGATCTACGCCGCCCGCGCCTTCGCCCGGGCCAACAACCTGAACCGGGTGATGCTCGATTCGCCGAATCCGCGGCTTGGCATCATCACCACCGGCAAATCCTATCTCGACGTGCGTCAGGCGCTGGATGACCTTGGCCTCGACGAAGCGCTGTGCGCCTCGGTCGGCCTGCGCGTGCTCAAGGTCGGCATGAGCTGGCCGCTGGAGCCGGTCTCGGTGCACGAGTTCGCCCAAGGGCTGGACGAGATTCTGGTGGTCGAGGAGAAGCGCAGCATCATCGAGGACCAGCTCACCGGGCAGCTCTACAACTGGCCAGTCAGCAAGCGCCCGCGGGTGGTCGGCGAGTTCGACGAACAGGGCAATTCGCTGCTGCCGAACCTCTCCGAGCTGACCCCGGCGATGATCGCCCGGGTGATCGCCAAGCGCCTCGCGCCGATCTACACCAGCGAAAGCATCCTCACCCGCCTGGCCTTCCTCGATGCCAAGGAAAAGGCCCTGGCCGCGCGCAGCTACACCACCGTGCGCACTCCGCACTACTGCTCCGGTTGCCCGCACAACAGCTCGACCAAGGTGCCCGAGGGCAGCCGCGCCTCGGCCGGCATCGGCTGTCACTACATGGTGCAGTGGATGGACCGGCGCACCGAGACCTTTACCCAGATGGGCGGCGAGGGTGTCAACTGGATCGGCCAGGCGCCGTTCACCGACACCCCGCACATGTTCCAGAACCTCGGTGACGGCACCTACTTCCACTCCGGCAGCCTGGCGGTGCGCGCCGCCGTCGCGGCCGGTGTGAACGTTACCTACAAGATTCTCTACAACGATGCCGTGGCCATGACTGGCGGCCAGCCCATCGACGGCGAGCTGCGCGTCGATCAGCTCAGCCGGCAGATCTTCCACGAGGGCGTCAAGCGCATCGCCCTGGTCAGCGACGAGCCGGACAAGTACCCATCCCGCGATACCTTCGCGCCGATCACCAGCTTCCACCACCGCCGTGAACTGGATGCCGTGCAGCGTGAGCTGCGTGAGTTCAAGGGCGTCTCGGTGATCATCTATGACCAGACCTGCGCCACCGAGAAGCGTCGCCGGCGCAAGCGCGGCAAGATGGAAGACCCGGCCAAGCGCGCCTTTATCAACCCGGCGGTGTGCGAGGGGTGCGGCGACTGCGGTGAGAAGTCCAACTGCCTGGCGGTGCTGCCGCTGGAAACCGAACTGGGCCGCAAGCGCGAGATCGACCAGAACGCCTGCAACAAGGATTTCTCCTGCGTCGAGGGCTTCTGCCCGAGTTTCGTCACCGTGCATGGCGGCGGGTTGCGCAAGCCCGAAGCCGTAGCCGGCGGTATCGAGGCGGCGACATTGCCCGAGCCGCAGCACCCAACGCTGGATCGTCCGTGGAATGTGCTGATTCCTGGCGTCGGTGGCAGCGGTGTGACCACCCTTGGCGCGCTGCTCGGCATGGCCGCGCATCTGGAAGGCAAGGGCTGCACGGTGCTCGACCAGGCCGGTCTGGCGCAGAAATTCGGCCCGGTGACCACCCACGTGCGCATCGCCGCCAAGCAGAGCGACATCTACGCCGTGCGCATTGCCGCCGGTGAAGCCGACCTGCTGCTCGGATGCGACCTGATCGTCGCCGCTGGCGATGAATCGCTGACCCGCCTCAACGAGCAGATCAGCAATGCCGTGGTGAACAGCCACGAGTCCGCCACTGCCGAGTTCACCCGCAACCCCGATGCCCAGGTGCCCGGTGGCGCCATGCGCCAGGCGATCAGCGATGCGGTCGGTGCCGACAAGACCCACTTCGTCGACGCCACCCGCCTCGCCACGCGGCTGTTGGGCGACAGCATCGCCACCAACCTGTTCCTGCTCGGCTTCGCCTATCAGCAGGGGCTGCTGCCGATCAGCGCCGAGGCCATCGAGAAGGCCATCGAGCTCAATGGCGTTGCCGCCAAGTTGAATCTGCAGGCGTTCCGCTGGGGCCGTCGCGCCGTAGTCGAGCGGGACGCAGTGGAACAACTGGCGCGCCCGGTCGAGGCGGTCGAGCCAATCTGCAAGACGCTGGAAGAGATCGTCGAGTGGCGCGTGGACTTCCTCACCCACTACCAGAGTGCCGGGCTGGCGCGCCGCTACCGCCAGCTGGTCGAGCGCGTGCGCGATGCCGATAGCGCCGATGATCTGGCGCTGTCCAAGGCCGTCGCGCGCTACTACTTCAAGCTGCTGGCCTACAAGGATGAGTACGAGGTGGCGCGCCTCTACAGCGAGCCGGAATTCCGCCAGCAGCTCGAGGCGCAGTTCGAGGGCGACTACCGGCTGCAGTTCCACCTCGCCCCGGCCTGGCTGGCCAAGCGTGACCCCGTCACCGGTGAACCGCGCAAGCGCGAGCTGGGGCCGTGGGTGCTGAACCTGTTTGGCGTGCTGGCCAAGTTCCGCTTCCTGCGCGGTACGCCGCTCGACCCGTTCGGCTATGGCCACGACCGCCGCGTCGAGCGCCAGTTGATCAGCGAGTACGAGAAGACCGTGGACGAGCTGCTGGCCCAGCTCAAGCCGACCAACTACCGCACCGCCGTGGCCATCGCCGCGCTGCCGGAACAGATCCGCGGCTACGGCCCGGTGAAGGAGCGCTCCATCGCCAAGGCCCGCCAGCAGGAGAAGTTGCTGCGCGAGCAGTTGGCCAAGGGCGACGAGGTGCAGAGCGTGCGGCTGTTCCAGCCTGCGGCGTGA